The Podarcis raffonei isolate rPodRaf1 chromosome 2, rPodRaf1.pri, whole genome shotgun sequence genome window below encodes:
- the TSPAN17 gene encoding tetraspanin-17 isoform X3, whose protein sequence is MPGKAQHFQGPQVSCCTKYLLFASNVLFWLLGAAFLAIGLWAWAEKGVLSNLSSITDLGGFDPVWLFLVVGGVMFVLGFAGCIGALRENTFLLKFFSVFLGLIFFLELTAGVLAFIFKDWIKDQLNFFINNNVKAYRDDIDLQNLIDFAQEYWSCCGAHGPNDWNLNIYFNCTDSNPSRERCGVPFSCCVKDPAEDVLNTQCGYDVRLKLSCSPACLCLLCRSWSSRVSSIPKDVLASLRNGSRTISLW, encoded by the exons ATGCCAGGCAAAGCCCAGCACTTCCAAGGTCCCCAGGTCAGCTGCTGCACCAAGTACCTGCTCTTCGCCTCCAATGTGCTCTTCTGG TTGCTGGGGGCTGCCTTCCTGGCCATTGGTCTGTGGGCCTGGGCAGAAAAG GGCGTGCTTTCCAACCTGTCGTCCATCACAGACCTGGGTGGCTTTGACCCTGTCTGGCTCTTCCTTGTGGTCGGAGGGGTGATGTTCGTCCTGGGGTTTGCTGGCTGCATTGGAGCCTTGAGGGAAAACACTTTCCTGCTCAAATTT TTCTCTGTGTTCCTGGGGCTCATTTTTTTCCTGGAGCTGACGGCTGGTGTCCTGGCCTTCATCTTCAAGGACTGGATCAAAGATCAGCTCAATTTCTTCATCAACAATAACGTCAAGGCCTACCGCGATGACATCGACCTGCAGAACCTCATAGACTTTGCTCAGGAATAT TGGTCTTGCTGTGGGGCTCATGGCCCTAATGACTGGAACCTCAACATTTATTTCAACTGCACTGACTCCAACCCCAGCAGGGAGCGCTGCGGGGTGCCCTTCTCCTGCTGTGTCAAGGACCCTGCG GAGGATGTTCTCAACACGCAGTGTGGCTATGATGTCCGCCTTAAACTG AGCTGTTCACCTGCTTGCCTTTGCCTTCTCTGCAGGAGCTGGAGCAGCAGAGTTTCATCCATACCAAAGGATGTGCTGGCCAGTTTGAGAAATGGCTCCAGGACAATCTCATTGTGGTAG
- the TSPAN17 gene encoding tetraspanin-17 isoform X1, translating to MPGKAQHFQGPQVSCCTKYLLFASNVLFWLLGAAFLAIGLWAWAEKGVLSNLSSITDLGGFDPVWLFLVVGGVMFVLGFAGCIGALRENTFLLKFFSVFLGLIFFLELTAGVLAFIFKDWIKDQLNFFINNNVKAYRDDIDLQNLIDFAQEYWSCCGAHGPNDWNLNIYFNCTDSNPSRERCGVPFSCCVKDPAEDVLNTQCGYDVRLKLELEQQSFIHTKGCAGQFEKWLQDNLIVVAGTFVGVALLQIFGICMAQNLVSDINAVKANW from the exons ATGCCAGGCAAAGCCCAGCACTTCCAAGGTCCCCAGGTCAGCTGCTGCACCAAGTACCTGCTCTTCGCCTCCAATGTGCTCTTCTGG TTGCTGGGGGCTGCCTTCCTGGCCATTGGTCTGTGGGCCTGGGCAGAAAAG GGCGTGCTTTCCAACCTGTCGTCCATCACAGACCTGGGTGGCTTTGACCCTGTCTGGCTCTTCCTTGTGGTCGGAGGGGTGATGTTCGTCCTGGGGTTTGCTGGCTGCATTGGAGCCTTGAGGGAAAACACTTTCCTGCTCAAATTT TTCTCTGTGTTCCTGGGGCTCATTTTTTTCCTGGAGCTGACGGCTGGTGTCCTGGCCTTCATCTTCAAGGACTGGATCAAAGATCAGCTCAATTTCTTCATCAACAATAACGTCAAGGCCTACCGCGATGACATCGACCTGCAGAACCTCATAGACTTTGCTCAGGAATAT TGGTCTTGCTGTGGGGCTCATGGCCCTAATGACTGGAACCTCAACATTTATTTCAACTGCACTGACTCCAACCCCAGCAGGGAGCGCTGCGGGGTGCCCTTCTCCTGCTGTGTCAAGGACCCTGCG GAGGATGTTCTCAACACGCAGTGTGGCTATGATGTCCGCCTTAAACTG GAGCTGGAGCAGCAGAGTTTCATCCATACCAAAGGATGTGCTGGCCAGTTTGAGAAATGGCTCCAGGACAATCTCATTGTGGTAGCAGGGACTTTTGTGGGCGTTGCGCTGCTCCAG ATCTTTGGTATCTGCATGGCACAGAACCTCGTGAGTGACATCAATGCCGTGAAAGCCAACTGGTGA
- the TSPAN17 gene encoding tetraspanin-17 isoform X2, translated as MPGKAQHFQGPQLLGAAFLAIGLWAWAEKGVLSNLSSITDLGGFDPVWLFLVVGGVMFVLGFAGCIGALRENTFLLKFFSVFLGLIFFLELTAGVLAFIFKDWIKDQLNFFINNNVKAYRDDIDLQNLIDFAQEYWSCCGAHGPNDWNLNIYFNCTDSNPSRERCGVPFSCCVKDPAEDVLNTQCGYDVRLKLELEQQSFIHTKGCAGQFEKWLQDNLIVVAGTFVGVALLQIFGICMAQNLVSDINAVKANW; from the exons ATGCCAGGCAAAGCCCAGCACTTCCAAGGTCCCCAG TTGCTGGGGGCTGCCTTCCTGGCCATTGGTCTGTGGGCCTGGGCAGAAAAG GGCGTGCTTTCCAACCTGTCGTCCATCACAGACCTGGGTGGCTTTGACCCTGTCTGGCTCTTCCTTGTGGTCGGAGGGGTGATGTTCGTCCTGGGGTTTGCTGGCTGCATTGGAGCCTTGAGGGAAAACACTTTCCTGCTCAAATTT TTCTCTGTGTTCCTGGGGCTCATTTTTTTCCTGGAGCTGACGGCTGGTGTCCTGGCCTTCATCTTCAAGGACTGGATCAAAGATCAGCTCAATTTCTTCATCAACAATAACGTCAAGGCCTACCGCGATGACATCGACCTGCAGAACCTCATAGACTTTGCTCAGGAATAT TGGTCTTGCTGTGGGGCTCATGGCCCTAATGACTGGAACCTCAACATTTATTTCAACTGCACTGACTCCAACCCCAGCAGGGAGCGCTGCGGGGTGCCCTTCTCCTGCTGTGTCAAGGACCCTGCG GAGGATGTTCTCAACACGCAGTGTGGCTATGATGTCCGCCTTAAACTG GAGCTGGAGCAGCAGAGTTTCATCCATACCAAAGGATGTGCTGGCCAGTTTGAGAAATGGCTCCAGGACAATCTCATTGTGGTAGCAGGGACTTTTGTGGGCGTTGCGCTGCTCCAG ATCTTTGGTATCTGCATGGCACAGAACCTCGTGAGTGACATCAATGCCGTGAAAGCCAACTGGTGA